The following proteins come from a genomic window of Leptospira bandrabouensis:
- a CDS encoding DinB family protein has product MNPIFAENVQILQQGVTLLESISNERYKQKHEVLASSIGEHFRHIIEHYEMFWNGVSAGHIDYDKRNRNPLLETDRLFAITTLKHYVSQFLTKSIEPKSLTISQNYNPTEKVPITLSHTNRELLFLLSHTVHHYAIISILVKLNGGSVPDGFGYSAATLFAKMERKS; this is encoded by the coding sequence ATGAATCCAATCTTTGCTGAGAACGTCCAAATTTTGCAGCAAGGGGTTACTCTTCTCGAATCTATATCGAACGAAAGATATAAACAAAAACACGAAGTCCTTGCCTCTTCCATTGGAGAACACTTTCGACACATCATTGAACATTACGAGATGTTTTGGAATGGGGTGAGTGCCGGTCATATTGATTACGACAAAAGAAATCGGAATCCTCTTCTTGAAACCGATCGATTGTTTGCCATTACAACGTTAAAGCACTATGTATCCCAATTTTTAACCAAATCCATAGAACCCAAATCTCTTACGATTTCACAAAACTACAATCCTACGGAAAAAGTTCCGATCACACTTAGTCATACCAATCGAGAGTTGTTATTTTTACTTTCGCATACAGTACACCACTATGCGATCATTTCCATCTTGGTAAAGTTAAATGGCGGGAGTGTTCCCGATGGGTTTGGATACTCTGCTGCCACTCTTTTTGCAAAGATGGAGAGAAAATCCTGA
- a CDS encoding pseudouridine synthase: MTKERLDKVLGNYGLGSRSDVKKEIHQGHVKVNGSVIKDPGFKVSLSDEVVYYEEALIRKEFYYFMMNKAPDCITATEDIREKTVMDYLSERHRNMNLFPVGRLDKETEGLLLFTTDGTLAHYYTSPKHFVEKEYYAEISAPVSDEDIHAFENGIVLDDGYKTLPARLAIPDPSEPHRVTVWLKEGKYRQIRRMFQSLGKEVVYLKRMKMGNLELDPTLVLGEYRELTSEEESLLKQKIPIIQ; the protein is encoded by the coding sequence ATGACAAAAGAGCGATTAGATAAAGTTTTAGGAAATTACGGATTGGGTTCTCGTTCGGATGTCAAAAAGGAGATCCACCAGGGCCATGTTAAAGTCAATGGTTCGGTAATTAAAGATCCTGGATTTAAAGTTTCTCTTTCAGATGAAGTTGTTTATTACGAAGAAGCTCTAATACGAAAAGAATTCTATTATTTTATGATGAACAAAGCCCCCGATTGTATCACTGCAACGGAAGATATTCGGGAAAAAACGGTAATGGATTATTTGAGCGAGAGGCATAGGAATATGAATTTATTCCCTGTGGGTCGACTGGATAAAGAAACGGAAGGTCTATTATTATTTACAACAGACGGAACACTTGCCCATTATTATACATCTCCTAAACATTTTGTCGAAAAAGAATACTATGCAGAAATTTCAGCGCCAGTTTCAGATGAAGACATTCATGCGTTTGAAAATGGGATTGTGTTAGATGATGGATATAAAACCCTACCTGCAAGGTTAGCCATTCCAGATCCTTCTGAACCACATCGAGTAACTGTTTGGTTAAAAGAAGGTAAGTATAGACAAATACGCAGAATGTTCCAAAGTTTGGGAAAAGAGGTAGTTTATTTAAAACGAATGAAAATGGGAAATTTAGAATTGGATCCGACACTGGTTCTTGGTGAATACAGGGAATTAACATCAGAAGAAGAATCGCTTCTCAAACAAAAAATACCTATCATTCAATAA
- a CDS encoding methyl-accepting chemotaxis protein: MEDNYSNLGMRKLKVLIDSFGERSKEIGLVAASIQQVAKQTNLLALNASIEAARAGEHGRGFEIVANEVTKLSFQTSEATKKISEILSRINLENSSANADVIEMEKQSVVDFAELWTNNIAKELESKFYIMATSLYGLKFLIQSLVHANIGMKREHLLLILQEYLIQNEQQLAYAICCEPNVIDLMDSEYANKEGHDAKGRFVPYCHRHSGRIAIEPLQGYDTDGENEWYTLPRDLGEDVMMEPYDYPIEGKTVKMTSLMTNLYLHSKFAGILGADFSLEQLQAELSPKKIFGIGKTTLITFNGNFASHPDRDTLGTYADVLTEDAKKAIQRGESYTFIDQSNMARILKPVRIGQSKRPWSIMVEFNLIAALKK; this comes from the coding sequence ATGGAAGATAATTATTCTAATTTAGGAATGCGAAAACTTAAAGTTCTTATCGATTCTTTTGGAGAAAGATCCAAAGAGATTGGCCTTGTTGCAGCTTCTATCCAACAAGTGGCAAAACAGACAAACTTACTTGCGTTAAATGCATCGATAGAAGCAGCAAGGGCCGGTGAACATGGAAGAGGATTTGAAATTGTAGCAAATGAAGTTACCAAATTGTCTTTTCAAACCTCAGAAGCTACAAAAAAAATCTCTGAAATTTTATCACGAATCAATTTAGAAAATTCTTCCGCAAACGCCGATGTCATCGAAATGGAAAAACAGTCTGTGGTAGACTTTGCCGAACTTTGGACAAACAATATAGCGAAAGAATTAGAATCTAAATTTTATATTATGGCTACTTCATTGTATGGTTTAAAATTTCTAATTCAAAGTTTGGTTCATGCAAATATTGGAATGAAACGAGAACACTTACTTCTTATTTTACAAGAATACTTAATTCAAAATGAACAACAACTTGCCTATGCAATTTGTTGTGAACCGAATGTAATTGATTTGATGGATTCGGAATATGCAAACAAGGAAGGTCATGATGCAAAAGGAAGATTTGTTCCATACTGCCATAGACATTCCGGAAGAATTGCTATCGAACCATTGCAAGGTTATGATACGGACGGGGAAAACGAATGGTATACCCTGCCCCGTGACCTAGGTGAAGATGTCATGATGGAACCTTATGATTATCCCATTGAAGGGAAAACAGTAAAAATGACAAGCCTCATGACTAATTTGTATTTACATTCTAAATTTGCAGGCATCCTTGGAGCCGATTTTTCTTTGGAACAATTACAAGCAGAACTCTCCCCGAAAAAAATATTCGGAATTGGAAAAACCACTCTCATTACCTTCAATGGAAATTTTGCCTCCCATCCTGACCGAGACACCTTGGGAACCTACGCAGATGTACTTACGGAGGATGCCAAAAAGGCTATACAAAGAGGCGAAAGTTATACTTTTATTGATCAATCAAACATGGCAAGAATCCTTAAGCCAGTCCGAATTGGGCAAAGCAAAAGGCCATGGAGTATCATGGTCGAATTCAATTTAATTGCCGCTCTTAAAAAATAA
- a CDS encoding SDR family oxidoreductase — translation MDIDSLLQDLKSLLDSPKELVTIPEEKRLELMILCGKISRPDRNEVRKRNRTVRVEKKQTLKSQEKQKTALTGIRRARENAVFQAPLQISNTAGWSWDKAEELANPKPCYICKTPFTKLHFFYDSMCPSCAELNYSKRFQTADLRGTVAVITGSRLKIGYQATLLLLRSGARVIATTRFPNDSAIRFSKETDFHLWKDRLQIFGLDLRHTPSVEIFCKFLENHLERLDILINNAAQTVRRPPGFYSHLLEAEKLSVSELPQEAQKLLSFYQHCKQELDSYRSDSEMKDTATALAVSWNHKTPGVGIRSSAALSQIPYSHDNSNELEAVFPEGQLDADLQQVDLRKTNSWRLKLGEINTSEMLEVQLVNAVAPFVLCNRLVGIMRRDNTGKKHIINVSAMEGKFHRFKKEDRHPHTNMAKAALNMMTHTSAEDFAKDGIFMNAVDTGWVTDEDPIELAKRKQDLHDFQPPLDIVDGAARVVDPLFDGVNTGKHWIGKFLKDYFPIDW, via the coding sequence ATGGACATTGATTCTTTGTTACAGGATTTAAAATCTCTTTTGGACTCACCAAAGGAACTTGTAACCATTCCCGAAGAAAAACGCTTAGAACTTATGATTCTTTGTGGGAAAATCTCTCGTCCCGATCGAAACGAAGTTAGAAAAAGAAACAGAACCGTTCGTGTTGAAAAAAAACAAACTCTAAAAAGTCAGGAAAAACAAAAAACCGCTCTAACAGGAATCAGGCGAGCAAGAGAAAATGCTGTTTTCCAGGCTCCACTACAAATATCAAATACAGCAGGATGGTCTTGGGATAAAGCAGAAGAACTGGCAAACCCGAAACCTTGTTATATTTGCAAAACTCCATTTACAAAACTTCATTTTTTTTATGATTCTATGTGTCCGAGTTGTGCAGAACTCAATTATTCCAAAAGATTTCAAACAGCTGACCTTCGCGGAACCGTCGCTGTCATCACGGGATCTCGTTTAAAAATTGGATACCAAGCAACCTTACTTTTGTTACGTTCCGGCGCAAGAGTCATTGCCACCACAAGGTTTCCGAATGATTCGGCGATTCGTTTTTCCAAAGAAACTGACTTTCACTTATGGAAGGATAGGTTACAAATTTTTGGTTTAGATTTAAGACATACTCCGAGTGTTGAAATTTTTTGCAAATTTTTAGAAAATCATTTAGAACGATTAGATATTTTAATTAACAACGCAGCCCAAACGGTAAGACGACCTCCAGGTTTTTATTCTCACCTTCTTGAGGCAGAAAAGTTATCTGTATCTGAATTACCGCAAGAGGCACAAAAATTACTTAGTTTTTACCAACATTGCAAACAAGAGTTAGATTCTTATAGGTCAGATTCTGAAATGAAAGACACCGCAACAGCCCTTGCTGTGAGTTGGAATCACAAAACTCCCGGCGTAGGAATTCGTTCATCTGCTGCACTTTCCCAAATTCCTTATTCCCATGACAATTCAAATGAATTAGAGGCAGTGTTTCCTGAAGGCCAATTAGATGCCGACTTACAACAAGTTGACCTTCGCAAAACAAATAGTTGGCGATTAAAACTTGGCGAAATCAATACTTCAGAAATGTTAGAAGTCCAATTAGTGAATGCTGTTGCTCCTTTTGTACTTTGTAATCGACTTGTAGGCATCATGCGTCGAGACAATACAGGAAAAAAACATATCATCAATGTTTCAGCGATGGAAGGTAAATTCCATAGATTTAAAAAAGAAGACCGTCATCCACATACGAATATGGCCAAAGCGGCATTAAATATGATGACTCATACGTCGGCTGAAGATTTTGCAAAAGACGGAATTTTTATGAATGCCGTGGATACAGGTTGGGTGACCGATGAAGATCCCATTGAACTTGCAAAAAGAAAACAAGACCTTCACGATTTCCAACCTCCTCTCGATATAGTGGACGGGGCTGCAAGAGTCGTTGATCCTTTGTTTGACGGTGTTAACACAGGCAAACATTGGATAGGTAAATTTTTAAAGGATTACTTTCCGATTGACTGGTAG
- a CDS encoding thioesterase family protein — MSKIFRKTLSTRHFDLDWNRHVTSRTYERFAYDARCEVLKEFGFPIELMLNSNISYFPGSTKVRFLNQQFVNSEMTVESQVYGLEDGTLLWKQSIFGSDGKNACEIETTSRLVQEGNTIRIPNVPDISFNPYQFTIHPKPILQNTVEHDYYIPFSDMNCFWNLPSDSIWKIFEEGRFLFFKEIVDLNLIKETDSTTFFMGGEILIHKQPDPGSHIKILSWIESFEKIRFYFRQDVLDSNGNLLASMKDEQLFVSLSNSRPRRAPAAFFDKIERFIE; from the coding sequence TCCGTAAAACCTTGTCTACTCGTCACTTTGATTTGGACTGGAATCGACACGTCACAAGTCGTACGTATGAACGGTTTGCTTACGATGCACGCTGTGAAGTTTTAAAAGAATTTGGTTTTCCCATAGAACTAATGTTAAATTCAAATATTAGTTATTTTCCAGGTTCAACCAAAGTGCGTTTTCTGAACCAACAATTTGTTAATTCAGAAATGACAGTAGAGTCCCAAGTATATGGATTGGAAGATGGAACCCTACTTTGGAAACAATCTATATTTGGATCGGATGGGAAAAATGCATGTGAAATAGAAACAACTTCTAGATTGGTTCAGGAAGGAAATACAATCCGCATCCCCAATGTTCCTGATATCAGTTTCAACCCTTATCAATTTACAATCCATCCAAAACCAATATTACAAAATACTGTTGAACATGATTATTATATTCCTTTCAGCGATATGAATTGTTTCTGGAATTTACCGTCAGATTCTATCTGGAAAATTTTTGAAGAAGGTCGTTTTTTATTTTTTAAAGAAATTGTAGATTTGAATTTAATCAAAGAAACCGATTCCACAACTTTTTTTATGGGCGGAGAAATTTTAATCCATAAACAACCTGATCCTGGCTCACATATAAAAATTTTAAGTTGGATTGAGAGTTTTGAAAAAATTCGATTCTACTTCAGACAAGACGTTTTAGACTCTAATGGTAATCTGTTGGCAAGCATGAAAGACGAACAGCTGTTTGTTTCTCTATCAAATTCTAGACCAAGAAGAGCACCAGCTGCATTTTTTGATAAAATAGAAAGGTTTATTGAATGA
- a CDS encoding ABC transporter ATP-binding protein → MKTSRIAFDLAYKSSPVLTALICILTIANGLFPSTLVWIGKLIIDSILISQIKSEDWIELLQSDAVRLVYAEGLLTILYFGTQKLYNIAYTLLRIRLGQEVNERILSKAIRLELTQFEDSETYDKMTQARTEASSKPLSMVTRFFTIAQSSITIISFFGLLIKLSPLASLILVIAAIPSFIAETKFSNHSFRLFRWKAKETREQVYLETLMAREDNAKEILLFDLGKEFLNRYKENFHKIYTEDKKLTIHKGMFSFLLGLLSQFAFYGSYVWIVSLALLHKITLGEMTMYLVIFRQGQNTFSNALSAFGGIYEDHLYIENLMEFLDLPILKRFGNKKGNQHRSGIVFDSVSFLYPGAKEPSLSNVSFELKTEEKLAIVGENGSGKTTLIKLLTRLYSPTSGNIYLDGINLEDWDEKSLRRRFGVIFQNFVQYQFKVGENIGMGDVQKKQSEAEWISAAKLGMAHDFVTRLEKGYSTRLGKWFQDGRELSGGQWQKVALSRAFMRTNADILILDEPTSAIDAEAEMKVFEHFREHTQDKTVILISHRFSTVRMADQILVLEQGKKTEWGSHEELLFNKGKYEKLFRLQQAGYQ, encoded by the coding sequence TTGAAAACTTCTCGTATTGCCTTCGACCTGGCTTATAAAAGTTCTCCAGTTTTAACCGCGCTCATCTGTATTTTAACGATCGCCAATGGTTTATTTCCATCCACGTTGGTTTGGATTGGAAAATTAATTATAGATTCCATTTTAATAAGCCAAATTAAATCAGAAGATTGGATTGAATTACTACAATCAGATGCCGTTAGGTTAGTTTATGCAGAAGGTCTGTTAACGATTCTCTATTTTGGTACACAGAAATTATATAACATTGCTTATACACTACTTAGAATTCGTTTAGGCCAAGAAGTAAACGAAAGAATACTATCAAAAGCTATTCGTTTGGAACTAACACAATTTGAAGATTCTGAGACATACGATAAAATGACTCAGGCAAGAACCGAAGCTTCTTCAAAACCTCTATCGATGGTCACAAGATTTTTTACCATCGCACAATCTTCAATCACCATAATTAGTTTTTTTGGACTATTGATTAAACTTTCCCCATTGGCTTCTTTAATTTTAGTGATTGCTGCGATTCCTTCTTTCATTGCTGAAACTAAATTTTCCAACCATAGTTTTCGATTGTTTCGTTGGAAAGCAAAAGAGACAAGGGAGCAGGTATACCTTGAAACTCTTATGGCAAGAGAAGACAATGCAAAAGAAATTTTACTCTTCGACTTAGGAAAAGAGTTTTTAAATCGATATAAAGAAAATTTTCATAAAATTTATACCGAAGACAAAAAGCTAACAATCCATAAAGGTATGTTTAGTTTTCTTCTGGGACTTCTTAGCCAATTTGCTTTTTATGGTTCTTATGTTTGGATAGTCAGTCTTGCCTTATTACATAAAATTACTTTAGGTGAGATGACAATGTACCTTGTTATTTTTAGACAAGGACAAAATACATTTTCAAATGCATTGTCTGCTTTCGGCGGAATTTATGAAGATCATTTGTATATAGAAAATCTTATGGAATTTCTTGATTTACCAATTCTAAAACGATTTGGAAATAAAAAAGGGAATCAACATAGGTCAGGAATTGTTTTTGATTCTGTTTCTTTTTTATATCCTGGAGCGAAAGAGCCTTCCCTGTCCAATGTTAGTTTTGAATTAAAAACAGAAGAAAAACTTGCTATTGTAGGAGAAAATGGATCAGGGAAAACAACTCTAATCAAACTTCTAACTCGGTTATATTCACCGACATCTGGCAATATCTACCTAGATGGAATCAATTTAGAAGATTGGGATGAGAAAAGTTTACGCAGAAGATTCGGTGTTATTTTTCAAAACTTTGTCCAATACCAATTCAAAGTAGGAGAAAATATTGGAATGGGTGATGTCCAAAAAAAACAATCGGAAGCCGAATGGATTTCTGCTGCAAAACTTGGTATGGCTCATGATTTTGTTACACGTTTAGAAAAAGGTTATTCTACAAGGCTTGGCAAGTGGTTTCAAGATGGTCGTGAACTTTCGGGAGGCCAATGGCAAAAGGTGGCCCTATCACGCGCTTTTATGCGTACAAATGCAGACATTTTGATCCTTGATGAACCTACATCAGCAATCGATGCAGAAGCAGAAATGAAAGTTTTTGAACATTTTAGAGAGCATACGCAAGATAAAACTGTGATCCTCATCTCACATCGATTTTCCACAGTAAGAATGGCGGATCAAATTTTAGTGTTAGAGCAAGGCAAAAAAACCGAATGGGGAAGCCACGAAGAACTACTATTCAATAAAGGAAAATACGAAAAACTCTTTCGGTTACAACAGGCTGGATATCAATAG